The following is a genomic window from Myxococcales bacterium.
TCATCGCCGCCAACTGGAAGATGAACAAAACGCCGAGCCAGGCCCAGGCATTCGTCGAACGTCTGTTGCCTCAGATCGACGCGCAGCAGACGATCGATATCGTGATCGCACCCAGCTTTACCGCGCTCGATAGACTGGGGCGCGCTTTGGGAGGAAGTGCGATCTCCCTGGCCGCACAAAACGTGAGCGCCGAAAGCGACGGCGCCTTCACCGGCGAAGTCTCGGCCAACATGCTGGGCGCACTCTCCTGTCGCTACGCGATCGTCGGCCACAGCGAGCGGCGCGCGCAATGCGGCGAATCCAACCGGGACGTTTCGCGCAAGGCCGTGGCCCTGCAAGCTGCTGGGATCCGGCCCATTGTCTGCGTGGGCGAATCCCTTGAAGAGCGAGAACAGGG
Proteins encoded in this region:
- a CDS encoding triose-phosphate isomerase, producing MRRPIIAANWKMNKTPSQAQAFVERLLPQIDAQQTIDIVIAPSFTALDRLGRALGGSAISLAAQNVSAESDGAFTGEVSANMLGALSCRYAIVGHSERRAQCGESNRDVSRKAVALQAAGIRPIVCVGESLEEREQGRTFEVVGKALEESLAEVKAESGDALVVAYEPVWAIGTGRNATPEIAQEVHALIRQHLVKQFGTVAESIRIQYGGSVTPENGASLMAQPDIDGALVGGAGLEPDSFAALIKITAESAG